A genomic stretch from Theobroma cacao cultivar B97-61/B2 chromosome 4, Criollo_cocoa_genome_V2, whole genome shotgun sequence includes:
- the LOC108661588 gene encoding uncharacterized protein LOC108661588, whose product MLTALTDKSTIEEKEFFVKWDRAYHMCMQALKGSVFEHLSSGLQKTEIAKELYKAVGERYQKSSKFKVGNLMSELKSMKYDSVGGVRDFIMKMVHIQTKSASHDITLPNKFIVHHALNSLPIEFTQIKTTYNDVNEVWSVNDLISKCVFEKEKLKKEKSESALLTTNSKPYYQKNFKKPKNAPKQDNKGHGNG is encoded by the coding sequence ATGCTTACTGCCCTTACTGACAAGAGCACTATTGAGGAAAAAGAATTCTTTGTTAAATGGGATAGAGCATATCACATGTGTATGCAAGCCCTTAAGGGATCTGTTTTTGAGCATCTATCAAGTGGGTTGCAAAAGACTGAAATTGCTAAGGAACTTTATAAAGCGGTAGGTGAAAGATACCAAAAATCTAGTAAGTTTAAGGTTGGGAACCTTATGAGTGAGCTTAAGAGTATGAAGTATGATAGTGTTGGAGGGGTCAGGGATTTTATCATGAAAATGGTCCACATTCAAACTAAATCGGCTTCCCATGACATCACCCTTCCTAACAAGTTTATTGTCCATCATGCCCTTAATTCCTTACCTATTGAGTTTACTCAAATCAAAACTACCTATAATGATGTGAATGAGGTTTGGAGTGTTAATGACCTTATTTCTAAGTGTGtctttgagaaagaaaaactcaagaaagaaaagagtgaGAGTGCCTTACTTACCACAAATTCAAAACCTTACTACCaaaagaattttaagaaaCCTAAAAATGCTCCTAAGCAGGACAATAAAGGGCATGGTAATGGCTAG